From Nocardioides faecalis:
CCGCAGCCGGTTCTCGGCGAGCAGCGCCTTGCCGGTGGCCACGGCGAGGCCGAGCATCACGAAGCTGAACGGCAGCGCGAGCAGGATCGCCATGGTCTGCAGCGCACCCAGAGGGTTCGCGTCCGGGTCGGTCTTCTGAGCCTCCAGGCCGACGTAGAGCAGCACAGCGGCCACCGCGCCCTGCATGAAGGCCCAGAACGCACGGCTCCACGCCGGCGGGTTCGGGTCGCCGCCGGAGGCGAGCATGCCGACCACGAACGAGCCCGAGTCGGAGCTGGTGACGAAGAAGATGACCACCAGGAAGATGGCCAGGCCGCTGAGCACGGCTGCAGCGGGCAACAGGTCGAGCGCCTGGAAGAGCGCCGTGTTGGTGTCCACGCTGCCGTCTGCGGCCACGACGCCGCCGTCGCCGAAGATCTCCGCGTGCAGGGCCGTGCCGCCCAGCACAGAGAACCACAGGAAGGTCACCGTCGTCGGCACCAGCAGCACGCCGACGATGAACTCACGCACCGTGCGTCCGCGGGAGATCCGGGCGATGAAGACGCCGACGAACGGAGCCCAGCTCATCCACCAGCCCCAGTAGAAGGTCGTCCATCCGCCGAGCCACTCCTTGCCGTCGGCCTGGAAGGGCCGGGCGTTGAACGACATCTCGAAGAAGTTCTGGATGTAGGAGCCGATCTGGGTCACGAAGTCGCTGAGGATGAAGACGGTCGGCCCGGCCACCAGCACGACGCACACAAGCACGACCGCGGCGACCATGTTGATGTTCGACAGCCACTTGATGCCCTTGTCGACGCCGGTGACCACCGAGATCAGCGCGATGGCGGAGATCCCGATCACCAAGGCGATGAGCAGCCAGGTCGTCGGCTCGTCGATGACCTCGAGGTAGGTGAGACCGGCACCGATCTGGCTGACGCCGAGCCCGAGCGAGGTCGCCACCCCGAACAAGGTGCTGAGCACGGCGATGACGTCGATGACGTCACCCCAGAAACCCTGCAGGCGGTCGCCGAGGAGCGGGCGCAGGGCCCAGCGGATCGAGATCGGGTTGCCGCGGCGGTGCACCGAGTACGCGATCGCGAGGCCGACCACGACGTAGGTGGCCCAGGCGTGGAGCCCCCAGTGCAGGAAGGTGGTGTCCATCGCCGTCCGTGCGGCCTGCGCGGGGGTGTCGGCCGCGGCGCCGGGCGGAGGTGCCACGAAGTGGTTGAGCGGCTCGGCGACGCCCCAGAAGACCAGCCCGATGCCCATGCCCGCCGCGAAGAGCATCGCGAACCACGAGCCGAGGCCGAACTCGGGCTCGTCGTCGTCGCGGCCC
This genomic window contains:
- a CDS encoding BCCT family transporter, with product MPAVQPPDQTSPPEQGSSGGDQLVPVGGGRRLFTAPRVFLPAAGLLVAFVVVTALAPARTGELIGRLNQGVVQDLGWWYIALVTGFVFFSLWLATSRMGDIVLGRDDDEPEFGLGSWFAMLFAAGMGIGLVFWGVAEPLNHFVAPPPGAAADTPAQAARTAMDTTFLHWGLHAWATYVVVGLAIAYSVHRRGNPISIRWALRPLLGDRLQGFWGDVIDVIAVLSTLFGVATSLGLGVSQIGAGLTYLEVIDEPTTWLLIALVIGISAIALISVVTGVDKGIKWLSNINMVAAVVLVCVVLVAGPTVFILSDFVTQIGSYIQNFFEMSFNARPFQADGKEWLGGWTTFYWGWWMSWAPFVGVFIARISRGRTVREFIVGVLLVPTTVTFLWFSVLGGTALHAEIFGDGGVVAADGSVDTNTALFQALDLLPAAAVLSGLAIFLVVIFFVTSSDSGSFVVGMLASGGDPNPPAWSRAFWAFMQGAVAAVLLYVGLEAQKTDPDANPLGALQTMAILLALPFSFVMLGLAVATGKALLAENRLRVRRERRWLAEAVAAEVADGKGEERTAPAGRD